The Mangifera indica cultivar Alphonso chromosome 8, CATAS_Mindica_2.1, whole genome shotgun sequence genome has a window encoding:
- the LOC123224331 gene encoding AT-hook motif nuclear-localized protein 23-like: MAGLDLGTASRYVSQLHRPDLHLQHQPEPEDHDHNNRIGSGAGGDQYQNDAVDHQGLDLVAGANSGHGDLVARRPRGRPPGSKNKPKPPVIITRESANTLRAHILEVGSGCDVFDCVANYARRRQRGICILSGSGTVTNVSIRQPAAAGAIVTLHGRFEILSLSGSFLPPPAPPGATSLTIFLAGGQGQVVGGSVVGELTAAGPVIVIAASFTNVAYERLPLDEDEQLQMQNSGGGGNNLFADAAAAGTASGGLPFFNLPLNMPPNVQLPVDGWAGNAGVRPPF, encoded by the coding sequence ATGGCTGGTTTGGATTTAGGCACAGCTTCTCGCTACGTTTCCCAGCTTCATAGACCTGACCTTCACCTTCAACACCAACCTGAACCCGAAGACCACGACCACAACAATCGAATTGGTTCTGGAGCCGGTGGCGATCAGTACCAGAACGACGCCGTTGATCATCAGGGTCTTGACCTTGTTGCCGGTGCCAACTCTGGCCATGGAGACCTCGTTGCCCGTCGGCCCAGAGGTCGTCCCCCCGGTTCGAAGAACAAACCGAAACCTCCCGTGATAATCACTCGGGAGAGCGCCAACACACTTCGAGCCCACATTCTTGAGGTGGGAAGTGGCTGCGATGTGTTTGACTGTGTGGCCAACTACGCCCGGAGAAGGCAGCGGGGAATCTGTATACTGAGTGGAAGCGGAACCGTCACTAACGTGAGTATAAGACAGCCAGCGGCAGCTGGAGCAATAGTGACTCTTCATGGAAGGTTTGAAATTTTGTCTCTTTCCGGGTCTTTTTTGCCACCGCCAGCTCCTCCCGGTGCGACGAGCTTGACAATCTTTTTGGCCGGAGGTCAAGGACAAGTTGTTGGTGGTAGCGTTGTGGGGGAGCTCACGGCGGCGGGGCCTGTGATCGTGATTGCAGCGTCTTTTACAAATGTGGCGTATGAGAGGCTGCCTTTGGATGAGGACGAGCAGTTGCAGATGCAGAATAGCGGTGGAGGTGGGAATAACTTGTTTGCTGATGCGGCTGCAGCTGGGACGGCTTCTGGGGGGCTGCCGTTCTTTAATTTGCCACTGAATATGCCTCCGAACGTGCAGTTGCCTGTGGATGGATGGGCAGGAAACGCAGGTGTTAGGCCTCCGTTTTGA
- the LOC123223987 gene encoding auxin-responsive protein SAUR77-like — translation MDCLVFPISILLKRSRLAYHPLTQEAGCLEPVTVVVGKEKREFLVDPFVLEENPFRVLIDTVMKKKEGYDNIDETKSEKRVVLVGVDAILFEHMLWLLYSDCSSLFQLNIREIIDFYTHDY, via the coding sequence ATGGATTGCTTGGTTTTTCCCATTTCGATTCTGCTAAAGCGCTCACGCTTGGCATATCACCCTCTCACACAAGAAGCTGGCTGCTTGGAACCGGTCACCGTGGTGGTGGGGAAGGAGAAGAGAGAGTTTCTGGTGGACCCTTTTGTGTTAGAAGAAAAcccttttagggttttgattgaTACAGTCATGAAGAAGAAGGAGGGCTATGATAATATTGATGAAACAAAGAGCGAAAAGAGAGTTGTATTAGTGGGTGTAGATGCAATTTTGTTTGAGCATATGTTGTGGTTGCTGTACAGTGATTGTTCTTCTTTGTTTCAGCTTAATATCAGAGAGATTATTGACTTCTACACTcatgattattag